Proteins from a single region of Abyssalbus ytuae:
- the nadC gene encoding carboxylating nicotinate-nucleotide diphosphorylase, whose product MIPKEQFDKELELIIANAVREDVGDGDHSSLACIPENAVGKAKLLVKDKGIIAGVEFAEMVFAYVDPEMKIKTVIKDGSFVNYGDVVFYIEGRSQSILKAERLVLNAMQRMSAIATKTKRFVDLLEGTKTKILDTRKTTPGIRALEKWAVKIGGGENHRFALYDMIMLKDNHIDFAGGITNAIEKTRAYLKEKNKDLKIIVEARNLEEVQTILKSEGIYRILLDNFNYEDTLKAVKLIGNKCLTESSGGINEKTIRKYAECGVNYISSGALTHSVYNMDLSLKAI is encoded by the coding sequence ATGATACCGAAAGAACAATTTGACAAAGAACTTGAGCTTATTATCGCTAATGCTGTGAGAGAAGATGTAGGTGATGGCGATCATAGTTCTTTAGCTTGTATACCCGAAAATGCAGTAGGCAAAGCCAAGCTATTGGTAAAAGATAAAGGAATAATAGCCGGGGTAGAATTTGCTGAAATGGTTTTTGCATATGTTGATCCGGAGATGAAAATAAAAACAGTCATAAAAGATGGGAGTTTTGTTAATTACGGTGATGTGGTGTTTTATATAGAAGGGAGGTCTCAGTCTATTTTGAAAGCAGAACGATTAGTCCTAAATGCTATGCAGCGAATGAGTGCCATAGCAACAAAAACCAAAAGGTTTGTTGATTTACTGGAAGGTACAAAAACAAAAATTTTAGATACTCGTAAAACAACTCCGGGTATCAGGGCGTTAGAAAAATGGGCCGTAAAAATAGGAGGAGGTGAAAATCATCGGTTTGCCCTGTATGATATGATTATGTTAAAAGATAACCATATTGATTTTGCCGGAGGGATTACTAACGCTATAGAGAAAACCAGAGCATATTTAAAAGAAAAAAACAAAGACTTAAAAATTATTGTTGAAGCCCGGAATTTAGAAGAAGTACAAACAATTTTAAAATCGGAAGGTATTTATAGAATTTTACTGGATAATTTTAATTATGAAGATACATTGAAGGCTGTGAAATTAATTGGAAATAAGTGTCTTACGGAATCATCCGGGGGAATTAATGAAAAAACCATACGAAAATATGCCGAGTGTGGAGTTAATTATATATCTTCAGGAGCATTAACCCACTCTGTTTATAACATGGACTTGAGCCTAAAAGCTATTTAA
- the rlmH gene encoding 23S rRNA (pseudouridine(1915)-N(3))-methyltransferase RlmH: MNIKLLAVGKTDNESLQKLIDEYIKRLGFYINFNLEILPDIKNAKNLSEAQQKEKEGELILKKIQSADVLILLDEKGKQYTSEEFSGYLQKKMNSGAKQLVFVIGGPYGFSDEVYKKSSGKISLSKMTFSHQMVRLFFVEQLYRGFTILRNEPYHHR, translated from the coding sequence ATGAATATTAAACTTCTTGCTGTAGGTAAAACGGATAATGAGAGCTTACAAAAGCTTATTGATGAATACATTAAAAGACTGGGGTTTTATATTAATTTTAATTTAGAAATACTTCCTGATATAAAGAATGCAAAAAACTTAAGTGAAGCCCAACAAAAAGAAAAGGAAGGAGAATTAATTTTGAAAAAAATACAGTCTGCCGATGTATTAATTTTACTTGATGAAAAAGGCAAACAATATACTTCGGAAGAGTTTTCGGGTTACTTACAAAAAAAAATGAACTCGGGGGCAAAGCAACTTGTGTTTGTTATTGGCGGGCCTTACGGCTTTTCTGATGAAGTATATAAAAAGAGTAGCGGGAAAATATCACTGTCAAAAATGACATTTTCCCATCAGATGGTACGTTTATTTTTTGTTGAACAACTTTACAGGGGATTTACCATTTTAAGAAATGAACCTTATCACCACAGGTAA